The DNA sequence ATCGATGATCGTGCCCCCTTTGAGCAGCAGGTCGTACGAGGCAGATTCCTGGGCGGAGAGCGTTCTGAGGGGCATCAGAGCCAGTAACAACAGGCACAGGCTGACTTGCAGACGGAGCAGTTTCATGCGTGGAACTCCCTGAATTGAATTGGGTTTACGGTACGAGCTCGCAAATTATGAAGATTTGACGTACTCATGATCAAAGTATCGCTAAAACCGCTTCGAACTACCAGTAAGAATGACGGTTTCTGGGCTTTGCGTTACTAATCTATTGCTGATATATTTTGCCCCTTACTATAGTAGCCTGACGCGCTGCGAGGCGGCTATCTGGTGAGACCCTCTGTTCCCCGTGAGGAACGTCCGAATATCAAGAAGGTTTCCCGATTGAAACATTTTGGGAAGATTGAAGAGTCATGAAACGAGAAGATGTGCGGAACATTGCTATCATTGCGCACGTGGACCACGGGAAGACCACACTGGTCGACGCCCTGTTACACCAGAGCGGCCAGTTCCGGGATTCCCAGTTGAAAGGTGACTGTATTCTGGATTCGAACGATCTGGAACGCGAACGGGGAATCACTATTCTGGCCAAGAACATTGCCCTGATGTACAAGGGCGTGAAAATCAACATCATCGATACCCCGGGCCACGCCGACTTCGGTGGCGAAGTCGAGCGCGTGCTCCGTATGGCCGATGGTGTGCTGATTCTGGTGGATGCCTTTGAAGGCCCCCGTCCCCAGACCCGCTTCGTATTGAAAAAGGCCCTCGAGTGTCATCTGAAGCCTCTCGTGGTGATCAACAAGATCGACCGCCCCGACTGCCGCCCCGATCACGTGCTGAGTGAAATGTTCGACCTCTTCGTCGATCTGGATGCAGACGACGAAACTCTCGATTTCCCTTACATTTATGCCAGTGCCCGTGAAGGCTTCGCCACACACGATCTGGACAACTTCGGCGATAGCATTCACCCGCTGCTGGACATGGTGCTTGAGAAAGTACCCGCTCCGGAAGTCGAATTCGACGCCCCGCTGAAGATGATGGTCACAACCCTCGAATGGTCTGAATACGTGGGCCGCGTAGCCACCGGTCGTATCAGCACCGGTAAAGTCCGTCGCGGTGAAAAGGTCACCCTGATCAAGGCCGGCGGAAAGCATATCAATTGTACCATCGATTCGGTCGAACTGTTCAATAACCTGGGACGGGCTCCCGTTGAAGAAGCCACCGCCGGCGATATCGTCGCTTTGGTTGGTCTGGACAATCCTGAAATCGGCGACACCGTTGCCTGTGCACTGAAACCTGAAGCCCTGGAACGTATCGACGTCGATGAGCCGACACTCTCGATGCTGTTTACCATCAACAGTTCTCCGCTGGCAGGACAGGATGGCAAATACGTCACCAGCCGTAACCTGCGGGAACGTCTGATGCGTGAGCTCGAATCGAACGTGGCTCTGCGTGTCACCGAACGGGAAGACAAAGACTCGTTCTCCGTTTCCGGTCGTGGCGTGCTGCACCTCTCCGTTCTCATCGAACAGATGCGTCGCGAAGGTTATGAGCTTTCCGTCGGTAAGCCTGAAGTGATCCGCAAGAAGATCGACGATAAATGGCATGAACCGTTTGAAGAACTCGTTGTCGATGTCCCTGCGGATTCGGTCGGTTCCGTGATGGAACTGGTCTGTGCCCGTCGAGGACAGATTATCGACATGACCGCCGGCGAAACCGGAATGTCACACCTCAAGTTTTCGATTCCCGCCCGCGGGCTGATCGGTCTGCGAACCCGTCTGCTCAACGCGACCAAAGGGGAAGCGATCATCAACCACCGCTTCGAAGGCTACAAGCCCAGCGAAGGGGAAGTTCCCCGGCGTGCGAATGGCGTGATGGTCTCCCAGGCCAAAGGGCAGGCCGTAGGTTATGCTCTCTGGAAACTGCAGGAACGGGCTGAATTCTTCGTCTCTCCCGGAGATGATGTCTACGAAGGGATGATCATCGGCGAAAACGCCCGTGAGAATGACCTCGTCGTCAATCCGATCCGCGGTAAAAAACTGACGAACGTGCGTGCTTCCGGTTCTGATGAAAACGTCGCCCTCAAGCCAGCCCGGGATATGAGTCTCGAAGCCGCCCTGGAGTATATCGAGCAGGATGAGTATGTGGAGATCACTCCCAAGCTGATCCGTCTCCGTAAGATCTACCTCACGGAAAACGAGCGGAAACGCCAGCACCGCAGTACGAATGCTTAATTCAGCAGAACGTACTCCATGATTTTGACTTTCCAACCTGGGGCCGGCTTACCGGTCCCAGGTTTTTAATTTACCCACCAGATCCAGCATCTCATTGCGCCGCTTTTCGAACAGCCCGAACAGGGCCAGGATGCAGATCCCCAGACCGATCCCAAACGCCCACCAGGGCCACACGTGTCCCAGTGACTGCGACGCGTGCCAGATCATGCTCACAATCGAAAGCACCAGGAACGAGGTGCCGACATACAGGAAGGCCCGTACTCGCAGCAGCATCCCGGCGAAGATTCCCACGACCGACAGGCCACACAGAATCATCGGGAGCTCAATACTTTCCGCTACTCCGGTGATGAACATGTCCCCGGTCGAACTGACATAAATGGCAATCGTGGAAAAGTACCGGATCGAAGTCAGCTGGGAATCGCTCAGTTTTTCACGATTCAGATGTGTCGCGACCAGTACCGACAATGCCGGCGGAATCAGCCAGAGCTGAGGATGCTGTGTCAGTAACTGTCCCTGTTCCACCCAGAAAGCCCACAAGGCACCGTTACCTGCCAGAGCAGCCAGCGTGGTATAGACGAACGACTTTCTCCAGAGGCTCATCACCACGTAGACCAGGCTGATCAACAGCAACACCAGGGAATATTCGCCAACCACCGGAGAGGTCTGAGTCGAAGCACCATGCAGCCAGAAGCTCAGTGCGGGCAACAGCGGGAGGAAGACACCCGTCCGCTGGAGTGGTTCAGACAACACCTGCAGCCCGATGCGGTCGAAGAACTCGCCGACCCCCGCACCGGCAAAGGCAATCACGATGACGATATAAGGCCAGTAAGGCAGCAGGTAGCCGCGGAACAGTTCCGGCACGGTCAGGTAAATATGCAGGAACAGCAGGGCTAATACGATTTCAGACGCATAGACATACAGCATTCTGCGTTTCAACGGAAGCTGGAACGGATCATATTTGGGAATGGCAGCCATCACAATCAGGGCCGCGGAGAGCAGCACCAGCGCCGCTGAAACAACGCCAATTCTCGCAGGAGTCAATTGCAGCCGGACTCCGGTCAGTTGCAGTCCGATCTCCGAAGCCAGGATGGATAACAGTGCGACACCAGCAGCGGTCAGGAAGGTTCTTGCGCTTTTGCGAATCGCTTGCGTCCAGTCCGGGGTGAGTCGCGACCATTTCGCAAGTACAACCGTGGTCAGCAGGCTCAGAACAGAGACCGCCTCCTGCAGGCGAATCAGATGGTCGAGCCAGTAAAAGTTCCCTTTGACGGGTAACAAGGCCCAACTGAAATAAATGGATGCGGCTCCCAGTGCCAAAAGGGACCGGTGTTTGAACCGTTCGGATAGTTCAGTCAAATCACCCAGGGACAGCAGCGCCGGAACCGTGAGGAAGGTTCCCACCACCGACCACCAGCGGAGTGTCTGATCTTCAAATCGCAATACGCTGTGCAGCAATGCCAGGATTGTCGAGAGTGTCATCACGGAAACCGCTTGCGGGACCCAGCTGCGTGCCTGCTCCCAGATGCGGTCCGCGTTGGCAATCGCCAGACGGTTACCAGCCTGACCCAGCTGTGAACGCAGTCTCCACAGAATCCCGATCAGACAGGCATAGACAGACAACGCGATGCCCGACCGCTGTACCAGGATCTGCAATTCTGTCTCATTACTCAGGAAGGTGCCGATTGCACAGAATCCCATCATAAACAGTGGCGCCAGCCCATATCGGCTGTTCCGGTCCCAGAGCAGTGCCGTCAACAGTACGGTCACCGATGCCAGGGCAATCCACCCCTGAATGTCACGAATGACGGGAAGTCCTTCCACTGTCAGCATTGTCCGGGAAACGGTGATTGTCAGCGTGTAGAGCAGGACGACTCCGGACAGAGCCCCCGTTACGATGTGCTGCAACCTGAATTCAGACAGTCCGAGCTCTTCGTCAGTCGAGACACGCTGCCGATAGACGTCCACCGCCAGCCAGCAGGCAGCGATACCTGACGCGACTGTGATCAGCCACTTCAAGAGGTCCATCTGATTCTGAGTCGTCACGATCACATTGTTGTCGGTCCAGAACGCTGTGAAGCCCAGCACGGTGCCGACCAGC is a window from the Gimesia benthica genome containing:
- the typA gene encoding translational GTPase TypA — its product is MKREDVRNIAIIAHVDHGKTTLVDALLHQSGQFRDSQLKGDCILDSNDLERERGITILAKNIALMYKGVKINIIDTPGHADFGGEVERVLRMADGVLILVDAFEGPRPQTRFVLKKALECHLKPLVVINKIDRPDCRPDHVLSEMFDLFVDLDADDETLDFPYIYASAREGFATHDLDNFGDSIHPLLDMVLEKVPAPEVEFDAPLKMMVTTLEWSEYVGRVATGRISTGKVRRGEKVTLIKAGGKHINCTIDSVELFNNLGRAPVEEATAGDIVALVGLDNPEIGDTVACALKPEALERIDVDEPTLSMLFTINSSPLAGQDGKYVTSRNLRERLMRELESNVALRVTEREDKDSFSVSGRGVLHLSVLIEQMRREGYELSVGKPEVIRKKIDDKWHEPFEELVVDVPADSVGSVMELVCARRGQIIDMTAGETGMSHLKFSIPARGLIGLRTRLLNATKGEAIINHRFEGYKPSEGEVPRRANGVMVSQAKGQAVGYALWKLQERAEFFVSPGDDVYEGMIIGENARENDLVVNPIRGKKLTNVRASGSDENVALKPARDMSLEAALEYIEQDEYVEITPKLIRLRKIYLTENERKRQHRSTNA